A genomic segment from Rhodohalobacter sp. SW132 encodes:
- a CDS encoding HNH endonuclease signature motif containing protein, with product MIDFYTFTSLQETVEEQFKVEIDPEGGEFKVEEVIYRLQDHDISKVKFVDNDIFLKEGDDLIKGFLVKEENYFRAYYDRELKRKSHLPKFHTTKCDTLSEMESKGRFDGVYIFSNKSIERKEAPEGGSIMSDLRVCKNCVKEDPKLSHVIFTKEFVEEHLSSDKNSKGFKKSELPKQYEKDEWGYVNGWDKVSLRYRANKNFKCEKCDLDLSKSKYFLEVHHINHNKTDNRESNLQCLCTGCHSRIDEYHENNFKTKPENREKLNDYRRLFK from the coding sequence ATGATTGATTTTTATACATTTACAAGCCTTCAGGAAACAGTTGAAGAACAGTTTAAAGTTGAGATCGATCCAGAGGGGGGTGAGTTTAAGGTAGAAGAAGTAATCTATCGGCTACAGGATCATGATATCAGCAAAGTTAAATTTGTTGATAATGATATCTTCTTAAAAGAGGGTGATGATCTCATAAAGGGCTTTTTGGTAAAAGAAGAAAACTACTTTCGAGCCTACTACGATAGAGAATTGAAAAGGAAATCACACCTTCCAAAATTTCATACTACTAAATGTGACACTCTTTCCGAAATGGAGTCAAAAGGTAGGTTTGACGGAGTTTATATTTTTTCGAATAAATCTATCGAAAGAAAAGAGGCTCCTGAAGGAGGAAGTATTATGAGTGATTTAAGAGTTTGTAAAAATTGTGTCAAGGAAGACCCTAAACTATCACATGTAATTTTTACAAAAGAATTTGTTGAAGAACATCTCAGTTCAGATAAGAATAGCAAAGGTTTCAAAAAGTCTGAATTGCCGAAACAGTATGAAAAAGATGAATGGGGCTACGTTAATGGATGGGATAAAGTAAGCTTAAGATACAGAGCCAATAAAAACTTTAAATGTGAAAAGTGTGATTTGGATTTATCTAAATCTAAGTATTTCCTTGAGGTTCATCACATAAATCACAACAAAACGGATAATAGAGAGTCGAACCTTCAATGTTTGTGTACTGGTTGCCATTCAAGAATTGATGAATACCATGAGAATAACTTTAAAACAAAACCAGAGAATAGAGAAAAACTGAATGATTACAGGAGATTATTCAAATAG
- a CDS encoding HipA domain-containing protein produces MSKCLICANRVPNGKQYHPKCLQKLFDSKEKPVLEVNLDQLNELAKKSVQQRVTVPGVQTKLSLEVDRKTDSADKLTIVGLWGRYILKPPSSKWPELPANEHCTMMLAETAGIETVPYGLIHLGSGELAYITKRIDRDDKGNKFAMEDMCQLTGRLTEDKYKGSHEQIAKTVKQFSANPLFDLTRFYELVLFSYLTGNGDMHLKNFSLFNDPNVGWKLAPGYDLLNTRLVIPEEKDPEELALTLTGKKSNFNPDSFHDFGLSIGLNSKQIQNINQKLLGKQDIFKQTIEKSYLSNGMKERYRNVLMKRIENLA; encoded by the coding sequence ATGAGTAAGTGCCTGATTTGTGCCAACCGCGTACCAAATGGAAAGCAGTATCACCCGAAGTGTCTGCAGAAACTTTTCGATAGTAAAGAGAAACCCGTTCTGGAGGTTAATCTTGATCAGTTAAACGAACTGGCAAAAAAATCTGTCCAACAGCGTGTAACCGTACCCGGCGTTCAAACCAAGCTATCACTGGAAGTAGATCGTAAAACGGACTCTGCTGATAAACTAACGATTGTTGGCTTATGGGGCAGATACATTTTGAAACCCCCATCCAGCAAATGGCCAGAACTACCCGCCAATGAACACTGCACCATGATGCTGGCTGAAACTGCCGGAATCGAAACCGTACCCTATGGGTTGATCCATCTTGGCTCGGGAGAGCTGGCCTATATCACGAAACGGATTGACCGTGATGATAAAGGAAATAAGTTTGCCATGGAAGATATGTGTCAGCTTACCGGCCGGTTGACGGAAGACAAATACAAGGGATCACATGAGCAGATTGCCAAAACCGTTAAACAGTTTTCGGCAAACCCACTCTTTGATCTCACACGATTTTACGAGCTGGTGCTGTTTTCATACCTGACAGGTAACGGAGATATGCACCTAAAGAACTTCTCGCTGTTTAATGATCCTAACGTTGGCTGGAAATTAGCCCCGGGGTATGACCTTCTAAATACCCGATTGGTTATACCGGAAGAGAAAGACCCGGAAGAGCTGGCTCTCACACTTACGGGCAAGAAAAGTAATTTCAATCCTGATTCATTTCATGATTTCGGTCTTTCAATCGGTTTGAACTCCAAGCAGATTCAAAATATTAACCAAAAATTATTAGGCAAGCAGGATATCTTTAAACAAACCATTGAGAAGTCATATTTGTCAAATGGCATGAAGGAGCGCTATCGAAATGTTCTTATGAAAAGGATTGAAAATCTGGCTTGA